In Streptomyces thermolilacinus SPC6, a single genomic region encodes these proteins:
- a CDS encoding LysR family transcriptional regulator, translating to MIDPRRLRILRAAADHRTVTAAAAALYLTPSAVSQQLAALEQETGHTLLTRSGRGVRLTPAGEILLQHANEVLAQLERAEAELAAYADGTAGEVAVAAFATGIAEVLAPAIGRLADTHPGIRLRVRDAEGDESLPLVLDGEADLALAVEYRGAPRDGDRRLARVPLYAEPFDAVLHAGHPLAMHPEVALAALAESDWIGQSPGNPCHDMVLLACELAGFEPRLVHVSDDFRAVAALAGAGAGVALVPRSALRGIELKDVVVRPVAGPAAFRRVFAAVRRGAEEHPLIRPVLDALAGCAAGLSAPGRAGHGTD from the coding sequence GTGATCGACCCCCGCCGGCTGCGCATACTGCGGGCCGCGGCGGACCACCGTACGGTGACCGCCGCCGCCGCCGCGCTGTACCTCACCCCGTCCGCCGTCTCCCAGCAGCTCGCCGCGCTGGAGCAGGAGACCGGGCACACCCTGCTGACCCGCAGCGGCCGGGGCGTCCGGCTCACCCCCGCCGGGGAGATCCTGCTCCAGCACGCCAACGAGGTGCTGGCGCAGCTGGAGCGGGCGGAGGCGGAGCTCGCCGCGTACGCGGACGGTACGGCGGGCGAGGTGGCGGTCGCGGCGTTCGCGACGGGCATCGCGGAGGTGCTGGCCCCGGCGATCGGGCGGCTCGCCGACACGCACCCGGGCATCCGGCTGCGGGTGCGGGACGCGGAGGGCGACGAGTCGCTGCCGCTCGTCCTGGACGGCGAGGCGGACCTGGCGCTGGCCGTGGAGTACCGGGGCGCGCCGCGCGACGGCGACCGGCGCCTCGCGCGGGTGCCGCTGTACGCGGAGCCGTTCGACGCGGTGCTGCACGCGGGCCATCCGCTGGCGATGCACCCGGAGGTGGCGCTGGCCGCGCTCGCGGAGAGCGACTGGATCGGCCAGTCCCCGGGCAACCCGTGCCACGACATGGTGCTGCTCGCCTGCGAGCTGGCCGGTTTCGAGCCGCGGCTCGTGCACGTGTCGGACGACTTCCGCGCGGTCGCGGCGCTCGCGGGTGCGGGTGCGGGGGTGGCGCTCGTGCCGCGCTCGGCGCTGCGCGGCATCGAACTGAAGGACGTGGTGGTCCGTCCGGTGGCCGGTCCGGCGGCGTTCCGCCGGGTGTTCGCGGCGGTACGGCGCGGGGCCGAGGAGCATCCGCTGATCCGGCCCGTGCTGGACGCGCTGGCGGGGTGCGCGGCGGGTCTCTCCGCGCCGGGTCGGGCCGGGCACGGCACGGACTGA
- a CDS encoding amino acid permease, protein MTTVTTPDTGTPTGQDTQHAAPPGGPEGEGADGGRHARRFGLPVATALVMGNIIGGGIFLLPASVAPYGTISLVAFAVLTVGAIALALVFGRLAERHPRTGGPYVYAREAFGDFAGFLSAWSYWITAWVSNAALAVAAVGYLDVLLPLHGSVAATIAAALAVQWLPALANLAGTRYVGAVQLVATVLKFVPLLLVAVGGLFFFDADNLGPFHGSDSGALGAISASAAILLFSYLGVESAAVSAGEVRDPRRNVGRATVLGTLGAAALYLLGTVAVFGTVAHDRLVESSAPFSDAVDAMFGGTWGGTAIACMALVSMVGALNGWTLLSAQTPYAAARDGLFPRAFARRKRGVPTVGVLVTVILASLLTVYNYTVGSEGVFETLVLVTTFTATVPYLLSTAAQIYFLLSGRRDRVRGGRLVRDGVLAALASGFSMWLVAGSGYAAVYQGVLFLFAGVLVYAWMSARGDRAADAV, encoded by the coding sequence ATGACCACGGTCACCACCCCGGACACCGGCACCCCCACCGGGCAGGACACTCAGCACGCGGCGCCCCCCGGCGGCCCGGAGGGCGAGGGCGCGGACGGCGGCAGGCACGCCCGCCGCTTCGGCCTCCCCGTCGCCACGGCCCTGGTCATGGGCAACATCATCGGCGGCGGCATCTTCCTGCTGCCCGCATCCGTCGCGCCGTACGGGACGATCAGCCTCGTCGCGTTCGCCGTCCTCACCGTCGGCGCCATCGCCCTCGCCCTGGTCTTCGGGCGGCTCGCCGAGCGCCACCCGCGCACCGGCGGCCCGTACGTGTACGCCCGCGAGGCGTTCGGCGACTTCGCCGGGTTCCTGTCGGCCTGGTCGTACTGGATCACCGCCTGGGTCTCCAACGCCGCCCTCGCCGTCGCCGCCGTCGGCTATCTGGACGTGCTGCTGCCGCTCCACGGCTCGGTCGCCGCGACCATCGCCGCCGCGCTGGCCGTCCAGTGGCTGCCCGCCCTCGCCAACCTCGCCGGCACCCGCTACGTCGGCGCCGTGCAGCTGGTCGCCACCGTCCTGAAGTTCGTCCCGCTGCTGCTGGTCGCGGTGGGCGGGCTGTTCTTCTTCGACGCGGACAACCTGGGCCCGTTCCACGGCAGCGACTCGGGGGCGCTCGGAGCGATCTCCGCGTCGGCGGCGATCCTGCTGTTCAGCTACCTCGGTGTCGAGTCCGCCGCCGTCAGCGCGGGCGAGGTCCGCGACCCCCGCCGCAACGTGGGCCGCGCCACCGTCCTCGGCACGCTCGGCGCCGCCGCGCTGTACCTGCTCGGCACGGTCGCCGTGTTCGGCACGGTCGCCCACGACCGGCTCGTCGAGTCGTCGGCGCCGTTCTCCGACGCCGTGGACGCGATGTTCGGCGGCACGTGGGGCGGGACGGCCATCGCCTGCATGGCCCTCGTCTCGATGGTCGGCGCCCTCAACGGCTGGACGCTGCTCAGCGCCCAGACCCCGTACGCCGCCGCCCGCGACGGCCTGTTCCCGCGCGCCTTCGCCCGCCGCAAGCGCGGCGTCCCGACGGTCGGCGTCCTCGTCACGGTGATCCTCGCGTCGCTGCTGACCGTCTACAACTACACGGTCGGCTCCGAGGGCGTGTTCGAGACCCTGGTCCTCGTCACCACCTTCACGGCGACCGTCCCGTACCTGCTCTCCACGGCCGCGCAGATCTACTTCCTGCTGTCCGGGCGGCGCGACCGCGTCCGGGGCGGCCGCCTCGTCCGCGACGGCGTGCTCGCCGCACTCGCGTCGGGCTTCTCGATGTGGCTGGTGGCAGGCTCCGGGTACGCGGCCGTCTACCAGGGCGTGCTGTTCCTCTTCGCGGGCGTCCTCGTGTACGCGTGGATGTCGGCCCGCGGGGACCGCGCCGCCGACGCCGTGTGA
- a CDS encoding phage holin family protein: protein MVVGGGGRWRALGGAALRVVVVWAVSALTLLVLAGALPDFRLQSDDGDSVTRTAVTAAWGAGAFGLLGALVWPLVVRALLLVPALVLGVLVFFLNGSLLLVALWLIPDGRGEADPDNAVVVAAVMSAVASATSTALAVRDDDAYGRRLYRLAGRRRTTPRPDAPPGTVFLQLDGVGHRVLRHALDAGLMPTLAAWEGTTHRLAPWRTDWSSQTGASQLALLHGTNHDVPAFRWYEKDTGRLMVSNRPASAVELQRRAAARTGDPGLLADDGAGRGNLFSGGADQLALVLSVSGRRGPGTRSRAGYFAYFRDPANATRTAMSFVAEVAREVCQSLAARLRGDFPRVPRGGVYPFVRAFATVVERDVVVAAVLGDVLAGRTAVYADLVAYDEVAHHSGPYSADAAKVLTRLDRSVELIAKAAAHAPRPYRIVLLSDHGQSFGETFESAYGLTLRDLVRAGCGLPVSRRARHSASGAEARNALLSALHRPVEGERRGERPARGAGPVVLASGNLGLVSFPDVPHRMSREEIDHRYPGLLRTLAGHPGIGFVLVRSERHGSVVLGADGYEAPVAELADGVGPLAAFGPGAAVAIRRTDTFPHVADIMVNSMYGPETDRVHAFEDQIGSHGGLGGGQSEAFLLWPRELSAPVAEGEELVGAESVHRVLRRWLEEGRGPDGVPPSGTRVTAAQESPPGRQADETLPVGDGLAPDKNG from the coding sequence GTGGTCGTGGGCGGAGGCGGACGGTGGCGCGCGCTCGGCGGCGCCGCCCTGCGGGTCGTCGTCGTATGGGCCGTCTCCGCCCTCACCCTGCTCGTCCTCGCCGGGGCCCTGCCCGACTTCCGGCTCCAGTCCGACGACGGCGACAGCGTCACCCGCACCGCCGTCACCGCCGCCTGGGGCGCGGGCGCCTTCGGCCTGCTCGGCGCGCTCGTGTGGCCGCTGGTCGTCCGGGCGCTGCTGCTCGTCCCCGCGCTCGTCCTCGGCGTGCTCGTCTTCTTCCTCAACGGCTCGCTGCTGCTCGTCGCGCTCTGGCTGATCCCCGACGGGCGCGGCGAGGCCGACCCGGACAACGCCGTCGTCGTGGCCGCCGTGATGTCCGCCGTGGCGTCCGCGACCTCCACCGCCCTCGCCGTACGCGACGACGACGCCTACGGACGCCGCCTGTACCGGCTCGCCGGGCGCCGCCGCACCACCCCCCGCCCCGACGCCCCGCCCGGCACGGTCTTCCTCCAGCTCGACGGCGTCGGCCACCGCGTGCTGCGCCACGCCCTGGACGCCGGGCTCATGCCGACGCTCGCCGCCTGGGAGGGCACGACGCACCGGCTCGCCCCGTGGCGCACCGACTGGTCCAGCCAGACCGGCGCCAGCCAGCTCGCCCTGCTGCACGGCACCAATCACGACGTGCCCGCGTTCCGCTGGTACGAGAAGGACACCGGCCGCCTGATGGTGAGCAACCGGCCCGCCAGCGCCGTCGAGCTCCAGCGCCGCGCCGCCGCCCGCACCGGCGACCCCGGGCTCCTCGCCGACGACGGGGCCGGCCGGGGCAACCTGTTCAGCGGCGGCGCCGACCAGCTCGCCCTGGTCCTGTCCGTGTCGGGCCGCCGGGGCCCCGGCACCCGCTCCCGCGCCGGGTACTTCGCCTACTTCCGCGACCCCGCCAACGCCACCCGCACCGCCATGTCGTTCGTCGCGGAGGTCGCCCGGGAGGTCTGCCAGTCGCTCGCCGCCCGGCTGCGCGGCGACTTTCCGCGCGTGCCGCGCGGCGGCGTGTACCCGTTCGTGCGGGCCTTCGCGACGGTCGTGGAGCGGGACGTGGTGGTCGCCGCCGTGCTGGGCGACGTGCTGGCCGGGCGCACCGCCGTGTACGCCGACCTCGTGGCGTACGACGAGGTGGCCCACCACTCGGGGCCGTACAGCGCGGACGCCGCGAAGGTCCTCACGCGCCTCGACCGGTCCGTCGAGCTGATCGCGAAGGCCGCCGCGCACGCCCCGCGCCCGTACCGGATCGTCCTCCTCTCCGACCACGGCCAGAGCTTCGGCGAGACCTTCGAGAGCGCGTACGGGCTGACGCTGCGCGACCTGGTACGGGCCGGGTGCGGACTGCCGGTCTCCCGGCGCGCCCGGCACAGCGCCAGCGGCGCCGAGGCCCGCAACGCGCTGCTGAGCGCCCTGCACCGGCCGGTCGAGGGGGAGCGGCGCGGGGAGCGCCCGGCGCGCGGCGCGGGCCCTGTGGTGCTGGCGTCGGGGAACCTGGGGCTCGTGTCGTTCCCGGACGTGCCGCACCGGATGTCGCGGGAGGAGATCGACCACCGCTACCCGGGGCTGCTGCGGACCCTCGCCGGGCACCCGGGCATCGGCTTCGTGCTGGTCCGCTCCGAGCGGCACGGCTCGGTGGTGCTGGGCGCCGACGGGTACGAGGCGCCGGTCGCGGAGCTGGCGGACGGGGTGGGGCCGCTCGCCGCGTTCGGGCCGGGCGCCGCCGTCGCGATCCGCCGCACCGACACGTTCCCGCACGTCGCGGACATCATGGTCAACTCCATGTACGGCCCGGAGACCGACCGGGTGCACGCCTTCGAGGACCAGATCGGCTCGCACGGCGGGCTCGGCGGCGGCCAGTCGGAGGCGTTCCTGCTGTGGCCGCGCGAGCTGTCCGCGCCGGTGGCGGAGGGGGAGGAGCTGGTGGGCGCGGAATCCGTGCACCGGGTGCTGCGGCGCTGGCTGGAGGAAGGACGCGGCCCGGATGGGGTCCCGCCTTCCGGGACGCGGGTCACAGCCGCGCAGGAATCACCGCCCGGACGGCAAGCGGATGAAACTCTTCCGGTTGGGGACGGGCTCGCGCCGGACAAAAACGGGTGA
- a CDS encoding MBL fold metallo-hydrolase: MEVTWWGHATCTVEDSGVRVLTDPLFARRLAHLRRRRGALPPPEAARADVVLVSHLHADHLHLPSLARLAPGTRLVVPRGAVRAVPGLRRLTWLRITEVGAGDEVKAGAVAVRAVPAAHDGRRLPVGPRRSPALGYVIVGAARTYFAGDTGLFDGMAAAVGVVDVVLLPVGGWGPFLGHGHLDAGRAAQALAELAPRAAVPVHYGTYWPIGMDAVRPHEFHAPGGEFVRLAARRAPGVAVHLLGHGESVRPEAAR; the protein is encoded by the coding sequence ATGGAGGTCACCTGGTGGGGCCACGCCACCTGCACGGTCGAGGACTCCGGGGTACGGGTGCTGACGGACCCGCTGTTCGCACGGCGGCTCGCGCACCTGCGGCGACGGCGGGGCGCGCTGCCGCCGCCCGAGGCCGCGCGGGCGGACGTGGTGCTCGTGTCGCATCTGCACGCCGACCATCTGCACCTGCCGTCGCTGGCGCGGCTCGCCCCCGGCACGCGTCTTGTGGTGCCGCGCGGCGCGGTCCGGGCGGTGCCGGGGCTGCGGCGGCTGACGTGGCTGCGGATCACCGAGGTCGGTGCCGGGGACGAGGTGAAGGCCGGCGCGGTGGCGGTACGGGCGGTGCCGGCCGCGCACGACGGGCGGCGGCTGCCGGTGGGGCCGCGCCGCTCCCCCGCGCTCGGGTATGTGATCGTGGGCGCTGCCCGTACGTACTTCGCCGGGGACACGGGGCTGTTCGACGGGATGGCCGCCGCTGTCGGGGTGGTGGACGTGGTGCTGCTGCCGGTCGGCGGCTGGGGGCCCTTCCTGGGCCACGGCCACCTGGACGCGGGGCGCGCCGCGCAGGCACTGGCGGAGCTGGCGCCGCGCGCGGCGGTGCCGGTGCACTACGGCACGTACTGGCCGATCGGGATGGACGCGGTGCGGCCGCACGAGTTCCACGCGCCGGGCGGCGAGTTCGTCCGGCTGGCGGCGCGGCGGGCGCCCGGGGTGGCGGTGCACCTGCTGGGGCACGGGGAGAGCGTGCGGCCGGAGGCGGCGCGGTGA
- a CDS encoding DedA family protein: MIAELAAQLPPEETQRVVGYPSLFLLVALGALVPVVPTGAVVSSAAVVAFHHSSPLALLFVFLVAAAAALAGDATLYWLGGRGVASRGGTRRLTALRARTDPERLERAQAKLREHRVQVLVLSRLVPAGRLPVMLACLLARMPLGRFVRGDVPAVLAWTATYQLIGVAGGSLFPRPWQGVAAAVALALLVGAVPRVWRWGRRTAARRANSRAGTGS, from the coding sequence GTGATCGCGGAGCTGGCCGCCCAGCTGCCGCCGGAGGAGACGCAGCGGGTGGTCGGCTATCCGTCGCTGTTCCTGCTGGTGGCGCTGGGCGCGCTGGTGCCGGTCGTGCCGACGGGGGCGGTCGTCAGCTCGGCGGCCGTCGTGGCGTTCCACCACTCGTCGCCGCTCGCGCTGCTGTTCGTGTTCCTGGTGGCCGCCGCGGCGGCGCTCGCGGGGGACGCCACGCTGTACTGGCTGGGCGGGCGCGGGGTGGCGTCGCGGGGCGGTACGCGACGGCTGACGGCGCTGCGGGCGCGGACCGATCCGGAGCGTCTGGAGCGTGCGCAGGCGAAGCTGCGGGAGCACCGGGTGCAGGTGCTGGTGCTGTCCCGGCTGGTGCCGGCGGGGCGGCTGCCGGTGATGCTGGCGTGTCTGCTGGCTCGGATGCCGCTGGGCCGGTTCGTGCGGGGCGATGTGCCGGCGGTGCTGGCGTGGACGGCGACGTACCAGCTGATCGGGGTGGCGGGCGGCTCGCTGTTCCCGCGTCCCTGGCAGGGCGTGGCGGCGGCGGTGGCGCTGGCGCTGCTGGTGGGGGCGGTGCCCCGGGTGTGGCGGTGGGGGCGCCGGACGGCCGCGCGGCGCGCGAACTCTCGTGCCGGTACCGGGAGTTGA
- a CDS encoding MBL fold metallo-hydrolase → MTDGTPADLTAPAPRSEPAPPGTGTGRQPVSAPRPLGEPRTWPRSFAGRLTAPLPGVRAFARLAREGSAAVRPGADGLRDIPKLPFAPGPLPTAGPDTVAVTWAGHASWIVRIGGLTVLTDPVWSRRILGTPARVTPVGVRWEDLPPVDAVVISHNHYDHLDAPTLRRLPRTTPVFVPAGLGRWFRRRRFTTVTELDWWEWAELGGVRFDFVPAHHWSKRTLMDTCRSLWGGWVLSDRRHRRVYFAGDTGYGHWFRRIADRHPGIDVALLPIGAYAPRWWLGDVHTDPEEAVRAFRDLGARIMAPMHWATFVLSSEPVMEPLTRLHAAWDAAGLPRDRLWDLAIGESRVLP, encoded by the coding sequence ATGACGGACGGGACACCCGCCGACCTCACCGCCCCCGCCCCGCGCTCCGAGCCCGCGCCGCCCGGCACCGGAACCGGGCGCCAACCCGTGTCCGCGCCCCGCCCGCTGGGCGAGCCCCGCACCTGGCCGCGCTCCTTCGCCGGGCGGCTCACCGCTCCGCTGCCGGGCGTCCGCGCCTTCGCCCGCCTCGCCCGCGAGGGCTCCGCCGCCGTACGGCCCGGCGCCGACGGGCTGCGCGACATCCCGAAGCTGCCGTTCGCCCCCGGCCCCCTGCCGACCGCCGGACCGGACACGGTGGCCGTCACCTGGGCGGGCCACGCCAGCTGGATCGTCCGCATCGGCGGCCTCACCGTCCTCACCGACCCCGTGTGGTCCCGCCGCATCCTGGGCACCCCGGCCCGCGTCACGCCCGTCGGCGTCCGCTGGGAGGACCTGCCGCCCGTCGACGCGGTGGTCATCAGCCACAACCACTACGACCACCTCGACGCGCCGACCCTGCGCCGACTCCCGCGCACCACACCGGTGTTCGTCCCCGCCGGGCTCGGACGCTGGTTCCGCCGCCGCCGGTTCACCACCGTCACCGAGCTGGACTGGTGGGAGTGGGCCGAACTGGGCGGTGTCCGCTTCGACTTCGTCCCGGCCCACCACTGGTCCAAGCGGACCCTCATGGACACCTGCCGCTCCCTGTGGGGCGGCTGGGTGCTGTCCGACCGGCGCCACCGCCGGGTGTATTTCGCCGGGGACACCGGGTACGGCCACTGGTTCCGCCGCATCGCCGACCGGCACCCCGGCATCGACGTGGCGCTCCTGCCGATCGGCGCGTACGCCCCCCGCTGGTGGCTGGGCGACGTCCATACCGACCCGGAGGAGGCCGTACGCGCCTTCCGGGACCTCGGCGCCCGGATCATGGCGCCCATGCACTGGGCGACGTTCGTCCTGTCGTCCGAGCCGGTCATGGAGCCCCTGACCCGCCTCCACGCCGCCTGGGACGCCGCGGGCCTGCCCCGCGACCGCCTCTGGGACCTGGCGATCGGCGAGTCCCGCGTACTGCCCTGA
- a CDS encoding aminotransferase class I/II-fold pyridoxal phosphate-dependent enzyme, which produces MTRSSAHGHGQVRYAPPAPDTGLPVVEELAALLAGAASRTDPEPPGGGPVLREAACGYWSRRGLRCHPEDIAASPGTGPLLTALLAAHGGDVLMPRPCPLTWTPQVRLLGRPAYHVPTPAECGGVPDPYALLETVRRVRAEGGRPAVLLLSVADDPTGTVAPPELVREACEAAVGEGLHIVSDETWRDTVHRPHDTVFVSPAEMCPGDATVLCDLAGAVAPAAWPAAVARFPAGAAGAAHRARALDVLTALGADLPGPLAAAVAHALDEPEAVTARNTAATALHARVAAEAHRAVLAAGALALPPEAGRHLYVDLAPLRGPLAAQGVTDSIELEDHLTARLGSPVPGGHRFGDELGALRVRLATTPLLGATPDRRLEALAADDPLDLPHVADALAALSAALRDATPHTDIAATAGGARR; this is translated from the coding sequence GTGACACGCAGCTCCGCCCACGGGCACGGGCAGGTGCGGTACGCCCCGCCCGCCCCCGACACGGGCCTGCCCGTCGTGGAGGAACTCGCCGCGCTGCTCGCGGGCGCGGCCTCCCGGACCGACCCCGAGCCGCCCGGCGGCGGGCCCGTCCTGCGCGAGGCGGCCTGCGGCTACTGGTCCCGCCGCGGTCTGCGCTGCCACCCCGAGGACATCGCCGCGTCGCCCGGCACGGGGCCGCTGCTGACGGCGCTGCTCGCCGCGCACGGCGGCGACGTGCTGATGCCCCGCCCCTGCCCGCTCACCTGGACCCCGCAGGTCCGCCTCCTCGGCAGGCCGGCCTACCACGTGCCGACGCCCGCCGAGTGCGGCGGCGTCCCCGACCCGTACGCCCTGCTGGAGACCGTACGCCGGGTGCGCGCCGAGGGCGGGCGGCCCGCCGTGCTGCTGCTGAGCGTCGCCGACGACCCCACCGGCACGGTCGCCCCGCCCGAACTGGTACGCGAGGCGTGCGAGGCGGCCGTCGGGGAGGGCCTGCACATCGTCAGCGACGAGACCTGGCGGGACACGGTCCACCGGCCGCACGACACGGTCTTCGTCAGCCCCGCCGAGATGTGCCCCGGCGACGCGACCGTCCTGTGCGACCTCGCCGGGGCGGTCGCCCCCGCCGCCTGGCCCGCCGCCGTCGCCCGCTTCCCCGCCGGGGCCGCGGGCGCCGCCCACCGGGCCCGCGCCCTCGACGTGCTCACCGCGCTCGGCGCCGACCTGCCGGGCCCCCTCGCCGCCGCCGTCGCCCACGCGCTGGACGAACCGGAGGCCGTCACCGCGCGCAACACCGCCGCGACCGCCCTCCACGCCCGGGTGGCCGCCGAGGCCCACCGCGCGGTCCTCGCCGCCGGGGCCCTCGCCCTGCCGCCCGAGGCGGGCCGTCACCTGTACGTGGACCTCGCTCCGCTGCGCGGCCCCCTCGCCGCCCAGGGCGTCACCGACTCCATCGAACTGGAGGACCACCTGACCGCGCGCCTCGGCAGTCCCGTCCCGGGCGGGCACCGCTTCGGCGACGAACTCGGCGCCCTGCGCGTCCGCCTGGCCACCACCCCGCTGCTCGGTGCCACGCCGGACCGGCGGCTGGAGGCCCTCGCCGCCGACGACCCCCTGGACCTGCCCCATGTGGCCGACGCCCTGGCCGCGCTGTCGGCCGCACTCCGCGACGCCACCCCGCACACCGACATCGCCGCCACCGCTGGAGGAGCCCGCAGATGA
- a CDS encoding ANTAR domain-containing response regulator produces the protein MLIEPEYEGTDPASAVRRLQQLAESCVRSVPACCGAVATLGGEDEPERGERRTTATHPDLAALVSVQLDCGDGPIRAALDSGEPVVSGDLLHEERWPAFRAAALGVGVRSSVTLPFHRAGVLVTLNLYGFRPGSLANAARGPAAVLGDEATAGLVRDRRYRAALTEVGQLESALRSRPVIDQAGGIVMHVLGCGVEEAYAVLRRVSQLTNRKLSDVAAQVVRTRGHGLEKELARLAPPPPPAGPPNGEPPQIFV, from the coding sequence ATGCTGATCGAGCCCGAGTACGAAGGAACCGACCCGGCGTCCGCCGTGCGGCGCCTCCAGCAGCTGGCCGAGAGCTGTGTCCGCTCCGTCCCGGCCTGCTGCGGCGCGGTGGCCACCCTGGGCGGCGAGGACGAGCCGGAGCGGGGCGAGCGCCGCACCACCGCCACCCACCCCGATCTCGCCGCCCTCGTCAGCGTCCAGCTGGACTGCGGCGACGGGCCCATCCGGGCGGCGCTCGACAGCGGCGAACCGGTCGTGTCGGGGGACCTCCTCCACGAGGAGCGGTGGCCCGCCTTCCGCGCCGCCGCGCTGGGCGTGGGCGTCCGCTCCAGCGTGACCCTGCCGTTCCACCGGGCGGGTGTCCTCGTCACCCTCAACCTGTACGGCTTCCGCCCCGGCTCCCTCGCCAACGCCGCGCGCGGCCCCGCCGCCGTCCTCGGTGACGAGGCCACCGCCGGGCTCGTACGCGACCGCCGCTACCGCGCCGCCCTCACCGAGGTCGGCCAGCTGGAGTCCGCGCTGCGCTCACGGCCCGTCATCGACCAGGCGGGCGGCATCGTCATGCACGTCCTCGGCTGCGGCGTCGAGGAGGCGTACGCCGTGCTGCGGCGCGTCTCCCAGCTCACCAACCGCAAGCTGTCCGACGTGGCGGCCCAGGTCGTCCGCACCCGGGGCCACGGCCTGGAGAAGGAGCTGGCCCGGCTCGCCCCACCCCCCCCGCCCGCCGGTCCCCCGAACGGCGAACCACCGCAAATCTTCGTATAA
- a CDS encoding PAS domain-containing protein, whose product MSETDAFGEELADFVRRVAELRNARALPPEEQRGVLDAALFELQHAAETLWPRYERLAARAPEGTSAERQERQLLKTVFQRLPLPVALIDRDTVVRRMNLAATTLTGVRAGYATGRPLAALFTPGDRAPFRSQVAATARGEGGRSLTVRLQQRPKEPVRATLAALILPGEPQQTVVVVLQPGVAGAGPTGPAGVGRRLSAADPAPHGAAGGASGGAAAGAAGGAVPGVRGRGRRLGGTPDLAEATERAGTLDLVDTVATTLLRTPPGDARGALEATARVLHGRFADWVVADLVAAGDAGAGGGDGGQGGGAVRRVAVLGPPDDPALAEVLAEQDPGGCPLVREVAAGGSASLQVRPEDALALGTDAEGAAVLVRAEVSSLLCLPVPGDAAGPGADGPEVLGVLTLLRTRARRAFSMAEAQAADVLSRHVGLAMRRPGP is encoded by the coding sequence ATGAGCGAGACCGACGCTTTCGGCGAGGAGCTCGCGGACTTCGTCCGGCGGGTGGCGGAGCTGCGCAACGCCCGCGCCCTGCCGCCGGAGGAGCAGCGGGGGGTGCTGGACGCCGCCCTGTTCGAGCTCCAGCACGCGGCGGAGACGCTGTGGCCCCGGTACGAGCGGCTGGCGGCGCGGGCGCCGGAGGGCACGTCGGCGGAGCGGCAGGAGCGGCAGCTGCTGAAGACGGTGTTCCAGCGGCTGCCGCTGCCGGTGGCGCTGATCGACCGGGACACGGTCGTACGCCGGATGAACCTCGCCGCGACGACGCTGACCGGCGTGCGGGCCGGGTACGCGACGGGCCGTCCGCTGGCCGCGCTGTTCACCCCGGGCGACCGGGCCCCGTTCCGCTCGCAGGTCGCCGCGACCGCGCGCGGGGAGGGCGGGCGGAGCCTGACCGTACGGCTCCAGCAGCGGCCGAAGGAGCCGGTGCGGGCGACGCTGGCCGCTCTGATCCTGCCGGGCGAGCCGCAGCAGACGGTGGTGGTCGTCCTCCAGCCGGGCGTCGCCGGCGCCGGGCCGACCGGTCCCGCCGGGGTCGGGCGGCGCCTCTCGGCGGCGGACCCGGCCCCGCACGGGGCCGCGGGCGGGGCCTCGGGCGGAGCGGCGGCCGGTGCGGCGGGCGGGGCCGTGCCGGGTGTACGGGGGCGGGGGCGGCGGCTGGGCGGCACGCCGGACCTGGCCGAGGCCACCGAGCGGGCCGGGACCCTGGACCTGGTGGACACGGTCGCGACGACCCTGCTGCGCACGCCCCCCGGCGACGCGCGCGGCGCCCTCGAAGCGACGGCGCGGGTACTGCACGGCCGGTTCGCGGACTGGGTGGTCGCCGACCTGGTGGCGGCCGGGGACGCTGGCGCGGGCGGCGGGGACGGCGGCCAGGGCGGCGGGGCGGTGCGGCGGGTCGCGGTGCTGGGGCCGCCGGACGACCCCGCGCTGGCGGAGGTGCTGGCCGAGCAGGACCCGGGCGGCTGCCCCCTCGTGCGGGAGGTCGCGGCGGGCGGCTCGGCGTCGTTGCAAGTGCGCCCCGAGGACGCGCTCGCGCTCGGCACGGACGCCGAAGGGGCGGCCGTGCTCGTACGCGCCGAGGTCAGCTCGCTGCTGTGCCTGCCGGTGCCCGGCGACGCCGCGGGGCCCGGGGCCGACGGACCGGAGGTGCTGGGCGTGCTGACGCTGCTGCGCACCCGGGCGCGGCGGGCGTTCTCCATGGCGGAGGCGCAGGCCGCGGACGTACTGTCCCGGCACGTCGGCCTCGCCATGCGCCGCCCGGGCCCGTAG